The DNA sequence GACCGCGGCGACAGCTGGACCGCGCTCTCCGGCGACCTCACCAGCGGCACCGAACGCATCCGAACCAACTTCTTCGGCACCACGCAGGGCTGGGACAATCCGTGGGACCTCTACGCGATGTCGGAGTACGCCACGATCACCTCGCTCGCCGTGTCGCCCGTGCAGAAGGGTCTCCTCTATGCCGGCACCGACGATGGCGCCATCCAGGTGACCGAGGACGAGGGGAAGAGCTGGCGCCGTGTGCCCCTTGGCGCGCTGCCCGGCCTGCCGGCCACCGCGTTCGTGAACGACATCAAGGCCGACCTCTTCGACGCGAACACGGTGTACGCCGCGTTCGACGACCACAAGAACGGTGTGTACCGGCCCTTCCTCTACCGCAGCACCGACAAGGGCCGCACGTGGACCAGCATCACCGGCGACCTGCCGCAGCGCACGCTCGTGTGGCGCGTGGTGCAGGACGAGGTGAAGCGCGACCTGCTCTTCGCCGGCACCGAGTTCGGCGTGTACGTCACCACTGACGGCGGCAAGCGCTGGCTGCAGTTGAAGGGAGGTCTCCCCACGATCCCCGTGCGCGACCTCGCCATCCAGCGGCGCGAGCACGACCTGGTGGCCGGCACCTTCGGCCGTGGCATCTACATCCTCGACGACTACCGCGCCCTGCGCGAGCTGAACGACGACATGCGCAAGGCCGAGGCCACGCTCTTCGCGCCGCGCACAGCGCACTGGTACAACCCGCGCTCCCCGCTCGGTGGTGGCCGTGCCGGCTCCATGGGCGATGCGTTCTTCACCGCACCCAACCCACCCTTCGGGGCCGAGCTCACCTACCACCTGAAGGACGCCACCAAGAGCCTGAAGGACCAGCGCAAGGAACGCGAGCAGGAACGCACCAAGGCGAAGCAGCCGCTCAGCGTACCCGCGTGGGACTCGCTGGAGACCGAGCTGCGCGCGTTGGACCCCAAGGTGTGGCTGGTGGTGACCGATGCGAAGGGCGAGGTGGTGCGCCGCGTGGAGGCCACCAACGCGAAGGGCTTCCAGCGCGTGGTGTGGGACCTGCGGGCCGCTGCGCGCAACCCGGTGACCCCCGGCAATGCGGAAGGCTCGCCCGCCGGCAGCCTGGTGGCCCCCGGCCTGTACGGTGCACAGCTCTTCAAGCAGGTGGATGGCGCGCTCACGGCCATCAGCGCACGCGTGGACGTGCGGGTGGAACCCTTGATGAAGGGGACCCTGCCCGGAGCGTCGCCCGAGGCCGTGGCCCTGTACGCCCGCGAACAGGATGAGCTGTTCGCCCGCGCCCACCGCATGGAGCAACGCTTCCGCGCGGCACAGGAGCGAAGCACGCTGCTGCTCGCCGCCTATGGTCGGGCACCACGCACCGATGAGGTGCTGCACCGCGAGCTCATCGCCCTGCGCGACACCCTCCAGGCCATCGACATCACGTTGAACGGCAGCAAGGCGCGCGCACAGGTGGGCGAGGAACGGGCAACACCAGGCATGCGCGACTTCCTGTGGAACGCGGCCGGCGGGGCGAGTGCGCTCACCTATGGACCCACGGCCACGCACCGTGCGAGCCGCACGCACGCCGAGAACCTGCTTGCGGACCTTGAACGCCGGGTGAACGAAGCCTATGGCAAGGCCGATGCCCTCGAGCCGCGCGTGCAGGCGCTGGGCGCACCGGCGCTGAAGGAACGGTAGGGCTCACCCAAGGCCCTCCACGTACCGCCGGTCGTTCGCCAGGCGCGGCACCTTGCTCTGCGCGTCGTTCATCCCACGCGCCTTCATCCAGGTGGCGAAGGACCCGCGTGGCCGCGAACGGACCACCAACGGACGCAGCACCTTGCCGGTGATCAGGTCCTTGTAATACGGGTTGCGCTTCTGCAGCGCCTCATCCATGATCGTGGCGAACCGCGCCATGTCCGCAGGCTGTGCGGCGAACTCGATGTGCCACTCGTGGAACGGAAGTCCTTCGGCGGGTGAGAGCTGCGGCGCCACGGTGAACTCCGCCACTTCGCAGGGCACCGCGGCGATGGCGTCCTTCAGCGCGCCCTCCACCTCCTCGGCGATCACGTGCTCACCGAAGGCGCTGGTGAAGTGCTTGGTGCGGCCCGTGACCTTGATGCGCGGTGGCGTGAGCGATACGAACTTCACGGTATCGCCGATCTCGTAACCCCAGAGCCCGGCGTTGGTGTAGAGCACAAGGGCGTACTGCGTATTCAGCGCCACCTCGGCGATGGAGCGCGGTCGGCGGTCGTTGCCCTGCATGGGCACGAAGCCGAAGTAGATGCCGTTGTCGAGCACCAACAGCAGGCCATCGTCGTTGTCGAGGTCCTGGTAGGCGATGAAGCCTTCGCTCGCGGGGAAGAGCTCCACGCTCGGCACGCTGCCACCGATCAGCGCTTCCATGCGGCTGCGGTAGGGCGCGTAGTTCACGCCGCCGTACACGAACAGCGAGAAGTGCGGGAACACCTTCTTCACCGTGGCCTTGCCAGTGCGCGAGAGCAGCCGCTCGAAGTACATCTGCACCCAGGCAGGGATCCCGCTGATCAGACGCATGTCCTCCTGCATCGTCTCGCCCACGATGGCCTCCACCTTCGTCTCCCAGTCGGGGATGCTGTTGGTGGCGAACGAGGGCATCCGGTTCTTCAGCAGGTACTTCGGGACGTGGTTCGCCACGATGCCGCTGAGCCTTCCCATGGGGATCGCGCCCTTGCGGTCGAGCACGGGGCTGCCCTGCAGGAAGATCATCTTCCCGTCCACGAAGTCGGCGCGGCCGCTGTGCGCGATGTAGGCGAGCAGGGCACGGCGCGCGCTGCCGATGTGGTTGGGCAGTGAGTGATGGGTGATGGGGATGTACTTGGCGCCGCTGGTGGTGCCGCTGGTCTTGCACAGGTACAGCGGAAGTCCCGGCCACAGCACGTCCTTGTCCCCGGCGACGATGCGATCGATGTACGGCCGGAAGCCTTCGTAGTCGCGCAGTGGCACGGCTTGCACGAGGCCGGCGTGGTCGTGCACCTGGTGCAGCTTGTGGTCGCGACCGAAGGTCGTGGCCCCGCCGAGCTCCACCAACTGCCGCAGCACACCCAGCTGCGTGGCGACAGGGTCCATGGCGCGTCGCATCACCGCGTTGGTCACGAGGCGGGCGTAGGGCTTGGCGATGGCGCTCTTGAGGCTCATGTCCAGGGACAGGGGAAGGAGCGTGGGATGCAAGCTTCCTGCGCCCGCGCCTTGGTTCTCACTTGAACACCATATAGGCCTGCGGGTCGATGGCCTCCCCATCAAGCCACAGTTCAAAATGCAGGTGAGGTCCGGTGCTGAGCTCCCCACTGTCACCCACGATCGCGACGGCCTCACCGGCCTTCACCTTGTCGCCCACCTTCTTCAGCAGCACGCTGTTGTGCTTGTAGACGCTCACCAGATCACCCCGGTGCTGCAGGTGCAGTACATGGCCGCCGTCGCTGGTCCAGCTGGCGAGCGTCACGGTGCCGTCCAAGCAGGCCTTCACGGCCTCGTCCGCCTTGGTGACCACGTCGATGCCGAAATGGCCCTGCGCCCGGTCGAAGGTGCTGGTGACGATCCCGCGCAGGGGCGGGAAGAAGAACACGCCGGCCAATGCGCGGCGCTCACCCGCCGGACCCGTGGCCTCGGACAGCGCGTAGGCCTCCTCCTCCTTGACCTTGAGGCGGAGCAGGCTGTCCTTCAGCCCCGGACGAAGGTCCTCCGCATTGGGCACCTGCTTCACGGCCCGCAGGCGGAAGCTGGTGTCCGCAGCGACCTCTCCGCGCAGCACGCGTTGCAGGTTGGCGATGTACAGGGCCTGTTCCTCCAGACGGTGATCGAGCGAATCGGCGAGCAGGGTGCTGCGGTAGGCGTTGATCTTGGTTTCCTGGTCCGAATACCCCGGGATGTAGCGCTTGAGCGGAGTGAGCACGATGATGGCCGCCACCATCAGGCCGTGCAGCGTGAAGGCGGCGATGGCCAGCAGCAGCACGTTGAGCCGCGACAGTCGGATGCTGAACCGTTCCTCGAAGGTGCGGTCGTTGATCAGCAGCAGCCGGTACTTGCTCTTCAGCTTGCGCAGCACCTGCTTGCGCGGACGGGGAGCGGTGGGCTCGGCCATGCGGACAAATATCGGCGTGACCAGGGCCCTTCGGTACCTTCAGCGCCGCGATGGACCCCGGACGGAAAGCCCTGATGCTGGTCACCGCGGGCGCATGCGCGTTGCTGCTTCTTCCCGGGCTGGTGCGTGAGGGCATGTTCATGGACGGCATGCTGTACACCGTGGTGGCCCACAACGAGGCCCGCGGCATCGGCACCTTCTGGCAGCCACGCTTCAGCCAGCTGGGCCTGGCGAACATGGACACCTTTCACGAGCACCCACCACTGGGGTTCGGGATGCAGGCCCTGTGGTTCCGGACGTTCGGGAGCGCCTTCTGGGTGGAGCGCGCCTATGCGCTCACCACCGCCCTGCTGATGGTGGCGCTCCTGCTCGGGATCTGGCGCGAGCTCACGCGCGGCGATGCACGCATCCGTGGCCTGGGGGCCTGGCCCGTGCTGTTGTGGGGCATCGTGCCCCAGGTGTTCTGGTGCACGCACAACAACATGTTGGAGAACACCATGGGCCTGTTCACCACGGGCGCCCTGTGGTGTGCGCTGCGCGGCCTGCGCACGGGCTCCATGGCCCTGGCGGTGGGTGCCGGCTCGCTGGTGTTCCTCGCCACGTTCACCAAGGGCGTTCCCGGGCTCTTCCCGCTGGGGGCTCCGTTCCTCTGGTGGCTGTTCACCCGGCAGGGTGGCGTGCGCAGGATGGTGCTGTTCACCGTCGTCCCGGTGGTCACGGTGGTGCTGGTGTACCTCGCCCTCTGGCAATGGCCCGACGCCCGTGCCAACCTTGAGCCTTACGTCGAGGCCCGCCTCATGCACAGGATCGCCGCCAAGCCCACGGTGGAGCACCGCTGGCAGATCCTGCTGGACCTGTTCAACTCACAGCTTGGCCCGATCATGCTGGCCGGGGTGCTGGTGCTTGCCGCTGCACGTGGCGCGTCCGGGCCGGCCACCGGCCGCCCCGCGCTCGCCCTGATGGCCATCGGGTTGTCCGGCGTGGCCCCCATGATGCTCACCCTGGTCCAGAAGTCGTTCTACAGCGTGCCGGCCTTTCCGCCGATCGCCCTGGGCCTGGCCCTCTGGAGCGCGCCGGCACTGGAGCGGCTGCTGGAGCGTATCGCCCTGCGCCGGGGCCTCGCCCGAGGGCTGTCCGTCGCCGGCGGAGCGGCCCTGTTGACCGCTCTGGCGACCTCGGTGCTGCTCTGGGGCCGACCGGGGCGCGATGCGGACATGCTGCACGACGTGGCCCGCATCGGGGCCACCGTACCGCAGGGCACGCTCGTCGGCTGCGCCCCGGAGCTCTGGGAGCAATGGAACCTGCAGGGCTACCTGCTGCGCTACCACGACATCTCCCTGGACCCGCACGGCCGGCCGCACAGCTGGTTCCTCGCGCCGGTGGGGAATGACCTTCCTGGGGAATGCCACCCGGAGGGAACGGCACTGCGCACCCTGCGACTGGCCCGCTGCACGCATGGGTCGGGGGCGATGAAATAACTTCGCCCGTTCGCAGTTGATGCTCCCGTGAAGCGGATCCCCGTCCACCTCGCCGCTCTTGTCGTGCTCCTGGCCCTCCTGGCCGGTGGGTGTTCCAAGGAGAAGGACCGCTTCCTCAACCGGGCTTACCACCGTCTCACCTCCCGGGACAATGGCTGGTTCAACGCCAATGAGAAGCTCAAGGAGACCGTGGACGGCATTGAAAGGGCCTATATCGACGACTTCGACAAGATGCTGCCCCTCTTCGTGTACGGCACCGAGGATCAGGCCAAGGGGGCCGGCGGCGACCTGGAGAAATGCATCGAGAAGTGCTCGCTCGTGATCGAGCGGCACAGCATGGACATCAAGGGCAAGCAGCGCAACAGCTGGATCGACGACGCCTACTTCGTCATCGGCCGCAGCTACTTCTACAAGCGGGCCTGGTTCGATGCCCAGCGCACCTTCGACTACATCGGCCGGCGGTTCAAGGACCAGGACAGGCAGTACGAGGCCAAAGTGTGGCTGGCGCGCACCCTGATGGAGACCGAACAGTACGCCCGGGCCCAAAGCACCCTGGACGAGGTGAAGGAGGTGAAGGAGCTGCCGAAGCGGTTCCCGCATGACGAGCTCGCCGCGGTGCAGGCCGACCTGGACCTCCGGCGCGGCAAGGTGGACGATGCCATCATGAACCTGGAGCGGGCCGTGGACATCACCAAGGACCGGCAGCGTCGGGTGCGGTGGACCTTCATCCTGGCGCAGCTGTACCAGGTGAAGGGCATGGACGACCGCTCGATCGCGGCCTACAAGCAGGTCACGCGGATGAACCCGCCGTACGAGCTGGCCTTTCACGCCCAGGTGTTCCAGGCGCTCGCCTTTGACCGGGGCGACAGCAAGGCCTTGCGCAAGATGCTCAACCGCATGCTGCGCGACGACAAGCACGTGGACCACTTCGACATGATCCACTATGCGCTGGCGGACATCGACCTCAAGGAGAACAAGGACAGCAGCGCCATCGCGCACCTCAAGCGCAGCGCCTATGTCAGCACCAACGACACGCGCCAGAAGGCCAAGACCTGGCTGCGCCTGGCCGACCTGTACTTCGACGACCGTGCCTACCCGGATGCGCAGCTCTACTACGACAGCACGAGCACCCTGCTGGCCGAGGAGCATCCGCGCTTCGAGGAGGTGGCCACACGCGCGGAGGTGCTCGGCGAGCTCGTGGAACAGCTCAACATCATCGCGCGGGAGGACAGCCTGCAACAGCTGGCGGGGATGGACCCCGAGGAGCGCGAGAAAGCCATCAAGCGCCTGATCCGCGAACGCGAGAAGGCCGAGGCGGAGAAGGAGGTCGCCGAACGGGAGGCCCGGGAGGCGGAGGCCGCAGGAACGGCCGCACCGGCGCGCCCCGCCACACCGGCCGGCGGCGGTTCAGGGGCCTGGTACTTCTACAACCCCCAGCAGCTGGGCCGCGGGCTCTCGGAGTTCAAGAAGAAATGGGGCAACCGCCCCTTGGAGGATGACTGGCGCCGCCGCGACAAGAGCGGGTCCGCCATCGCGCAGGAGGAGCCTGAGGAGGCTGGCGAGCCCACCGCCGAGGGCACCGAGGGCGAGGGCAAGGAGGGTGAACCCGAATGGAAGGACCCCGGGTTCTACCTCAAGGACCTGCCCACGAGCGACACCGCCCTGGCCGCTTCCAACGCGAAGATCTGTGAGGCGATGTACCGCAGCGGGATGATCTACAAGGAGAAGCTCAAGGATACCGACAACGCCATCGAGAGCTTCGAGACGCTGATCAACCGCTTCGAGGAGTGCCGCTTCACCCCCGAGAGCCACTATCAGATGTACCGCATCTACCTGGCCCGGGAGAAGAGCGGCAGCTTCATCGATTTCGGAGGCAGCACCTCGCAGGCCTATGCCAACATCATCCTGGAGCGCTGGCCTGACAGCGAGTTCGCCCGGCTGGTGCGCGATCCATCGTTGCTGGAGGGCGGCGAGGCCCGGCGCAAGGTGGAGGCCGCCGAGTACGACCAGCTCTACCGCGAGTTCCGCCAGCGCAACTACCTGCTGGTGATCTCCACCTGCAATCAGGTGATCACCAACGAGCCCCGCAACCACCTGCTGGGCAAGTACCACCTGCTGAAGGCCATGGCCATCGGCGGCACGCGTGAGCTCTCCGCCTTCCGCACCGCACTGCAGGAGGTCAAGGACAAATTCCCCGCCACCGAGGAGGCCAAGGCCGCCGAGGACCTGCTGGCCGTCCTGGACCGCCAGGCCACCTCCGAAGGGGCGCCTGCGGAACAGGGCAAGGCCCCGACGAACGCCAGTTCATTCCGTATGGACCAGGGTCCGCACTACATCGCGCTCATCCACCCCAACAGCGCGGGCGACATCAATACGGTGAAGACGAAGATCAGCGACTTCAACCGGCGCTACTTCCCGGGCCGCAACATCCTCATCGAGAACACCATCCTGGACGCCGAGCAGCAGGTGGTGGTGCTGCGCCTGTTCGATGACAAGGCCGCCGCCATGGCCTACTACCATCAGTTCCTCGGCGACGTGGGCATGTTGGGCGGCATCAATGACCAGGGGCATCCCATCTTCGCCATCAGCCCGGACAATTACGCCCAGCTGTACAAGAACAAGGACGTGGACGCCTACGCGGCCTTCTTCACCCAGAACTACCTGCCCAAGCAGTAGGCTTCGACCGGTGGCTTGGTCGGATCATCTGAGCCGTTAACTTTGTCCCTGACGATCAGGAACCTGTACGCGATGGCCCTTTTCCAACCCGATAAAAAGTCCGAGCCCATGAACAAGGCCGCCGAACCGGTGAACACCGGCAAGATCAACAGCATCATGGAGGGCACCTCCATCGAGGGGGAGATCCGCAGCGACAGCAACCTGCGCATCGACGGCCGGGTGAAGGGCACCATCAACGTGCGCGGCCGGCTCATCGTGGGGCAGACCGGGGTGATCGAGGGCGAAGTGAGCTGCCAGAGCTCCGACATCGAGGGCACCCTGGTCGGCAAGGTCAACTGTCAGGACCTTTTGAGCCTGAAGGCCACCGCCAAACTGCAGGGCGACATCAACACCAAGAAGCTGGCCATCGAGCCGGGGGCGGTGTTCACCGGCAACTGCAGCATGGCCGGGGGTGTGGTGAAGGAGATGGACCCCGTGCGCCTGCGCACCGAGACCGCCCGTCAGGAGGGCGCGCCCGCACAAGCCGTCCGTTGACCGCCCGCCGATGACCCAGGGGCGCCGCACCTCCCCCCTGGTGCCCGTGCTGCTGTTCACCGTGGTCTGTGGCGCGTGCACAGCGCTCGTCGTCCGGCTGGCCGGCCTTTCCTTGCACTGGGGCTATGGAGCCGTCCTCATCTATTTGGGCGGCGTGACCCTGCTGCTTCATCTCTGGCAGGAGCGCGCAATGGTGAATGACCCCAAGGGCTTCGTACGGCGGTTCATGGCGGGCCTCATGCTGAAGATGTTCGTGAGCATCGTGGCGGTGGCCGTGGTCCTGCTCACCCTGCCCCGGGCACAGGCCGTGCCGCTGGCGCTGGCCTTCGCCTTGCTCTACCTGGCCTTCCTGGGCTTCAGCACCGGCCGGCTGGTCCACCTCTCGCGTCGTCAGCCCGCTTCCTGATGGGCACCGCTCCCCGGGGCCGGAGGTCTGACGAGGCGCGCAAAGGGGTCAACGCCTATCTCCGCTACAGCGCGCTCGGCCTGCAGATGGCGGGCATCATCCTAGCGGCCATCTGGGCCGGACGCTGGCTGGACGGGCGCATCGCCCTCCGGTTCCCGGCCTTCACCCTGGCGTTCGCCCTGCTGGGCATCACCGGGGCCATGATCTTCCTCTTCAAGGAGACCCGGCGCTGATGTCGGCCTTCGACTGAATTGCTGCGGATCGCTACCTTCGCGGCCGCAAACGGGACGGACCCCCACGCCTGATGTCGCTGAAACCCTTGCTGCGCCACGCTTTTCTGATCACGGCCACGCTCCTTCTGGGCCGTTCCACCGCGCAGCACAGCTCCCCGGACAGCATCGCGCATCACGCCACGATCACCGTGGACGGTGACGCGCATGCCACCTCCCCGCCCGATGAGGGCCATGGTGCTTCGGAGAAGTTCAACGCCGGAAAGCTCATCATGGACCACATCGGCGATGAGCACGGTTGGCACCTCTGGGGCCACACGAGCCTGCCCCTGCCGGTGATCCTGTACACCAGCGGGCGCGGCCTGAGCCTCTTCAGCAGCAGCCGGTTCGACCACGGGCACAAGACCTACGGCGGGTATGCGCTGCACGAGGGGCAGGTGGTGGCGGTGGATGCACCGGACGGCTCGGACGCGCATCACGCCGGGGTGAACGAGGAGCTGACCGCCGCCACGGTGGACCTGAGCATCACCAAGAACGTGGCCACCCTGCTCATCGTGTCGGCCCTTCTGCTGTGGATCTTCATCAGCGTGGCCCGGGCCTACACCCGCCGCGCCGGCCAAGCGCCGACCGGCCTGCAGAACCTGGTGGAGCCCATCATCCTCTTCGTGCGGGACGACCTGGCCAAGAGCGCCATCGGGCACCGGTACGAGAAGTACCTCCCGTACCTGCTCACCGCCTTCTTCTTCATCTTCTTCAGCAACCTGCTGGGCCTGGTGCCCTTCTTCCCGGGCGGCGCCAACCTCACGGGGAACATCGCCGTCACGGTGGTGCTGGCGGTGATCACCTTCCTGATCGTCACCTTCAGCGGCAACAAGCATTACTGGCATCACATCTTCGCCATGCCGGGTGTGCCGGGCTGGGTGCTGGCGATCCTGACGCCGGTGGAGATCCTGGGCATGTTCCTGAAGCCCTTCGTGCTGGCCATCCGACTGTTCGCCAACATCACGGCGGGCCACATCATCGCGCTGAGCTTCTTCAGCCTGATCTTCGTCTTCGGCGAAACGAGCGCGGGCGCCGGCTATGGCGTGGCCATCGGATCGTGGCTGTTCACCGTGTTCATGTTCATGCTCGAGCTCCTGGTGGCCTTCATCCAGGCGTACGTCTTCACCTTCCTGTCGGCCATGTACATCGGTGCCGCCGTGGAGGAACCCCATCATCACTAGAAACCCGAACTCCCTTAAACCCGCACTCCCATGTTCCTCTCCGTTCTCCTCGACCTCGGCGTTGGTTACGGTATCGCCGCCCTCGGCGCCGGTCTTGCCGCCCTCGGTGCCGGTGTGGGCATCGGCCGCATCGGTGGCGACGCCGTGCAGGCCATGGCCCGTCAGCCGGAAGCCATGAACGACCTGCGCGCCAACATGATCCTCACCGCCGCGCTGGTGGAAGGTGCCGCCTTCTTCGCGATGGTGGTGGGCCTGCTGGTGGTGCTGAAGGAGATGCCGGCCGCCGTTTAAGGCCGCGCCCCGTCGTCCAACCCCGAACCCGCAGCCATGACCGTCCTGGCCAGCCTTGTGAACCCGTCCATCGGCCTCATCTTCTGGATGACGCTGACCTTCGTGACGGTCCTGTTCCTCCTCGCCAAGTTCGCCTGGAAGCCCATCCTCAACGGGCTCAAGGAGCGTGAGGCGTCCATCGCGGACGCCCTCAACGAGGCGAAGCGCGCCCGTGAGGAGATGGCCTCGCTGAACGCGAAGAACGAGGAGCTGATGCGGCAGGCCCGTGAGGAGCGCGAGCTGCTGCTCAAGGAGGCCCGCGACATCCGCGACCGCGAGATCGCCGAGGCCAAGGGCAAGGCGAAGGCCGAGGCGGAGGCCCTGCTCACCAGGGCCCGCGCCGACATCCAGAACGAGAAGAACGCCGCCCTCACCGAAATGAAGAATCAGGTGGCCGAGCTGAGCATCCTGGTGGCCGAGCGCATCCTGCGGGAGAAGCTCGCCGACACCAAGGCCCAGCAGTCCCTGGTGGACAAGGTGATGGCCGAAGCCCAGCTGCGCCGCTCATGAACATCGCACCGGTCGCCTACCGCTATGCACGCTCCGTGATGGAGCTGGCCCTGGAAAAGGGGCAGCTGGACGCGGTGCAGGGCGACATGCGCCTGGTGGCCGGCACGTGCGCAGCGAGCCGCGACCTGCAGGTGCTGTTGAAGAGCCCGGTGGTGAAGCCCGACGCCAAGGGCCGCATCCTCGAGCGGATCTTCGGCGGCAACGTGGGGCCCATCACGTCCAGCTTCATGGGCATCCTGGTGCGCAAGGGCCGGGAG is a window from the Flavobacteriales bacterium genome containing:
- a CDS encoding glycosyl hydrolase, translating into MMRHLLLATAVALSASLSHAQRKPERPAIDTLKADQLSGLKFRSIGPAFMSGRIADAVIHPTKPNTWYVAVGSGGVWKTVNAGTTWSPVFDGQGSYSIGCITLDPQDPEVVWVGTGENVGGRHVGFGDGAYRSADGGKTWKNMGLKTSEHISRIVVHPNDPSTVWVAAQGPLWSKGGERGVYRSTDGGKTWKRTLGDDAWVGATDLVIDPRDPKLLYAATWQRHRTVAGYMGGGPGSAIHRSTDGGETWTKLEGGLPGGNLGKIGLALSPQKPDVLYAAIELDRRTGAVYRSADRGASWTKMSDAVSGGTGPHYYQELYACPHQFDRLYLVSNTTQTSDDGGKTFRYMNVDTRHVDDHVVVFRKDDPEYLLFGCDGGLYETFDRGATWRHIGNLPVTQFYKVAVDDALPFYNVYGGTQDNNTQGGPSRTDNEHGIRNSDWSAVIGGDGHQPATEPGNPDIVYGQWQQGNLMRHDRRTGENVYIRPQAAPGEPWERSNWDAPIVVSPHDPATIYFGTYRVWRSTDRGDSWTALSGDLTSGTERIRTNFFGTTQGWDNPWDLYAMSEYATITSLAVSPVQKGLLYAGTDDGAIQVTEDEGKSWRRVPLGALPGLPATAFVNDIKADLFDANTVYAAFDDHKNGVYRPFLYRSTDKGRTWTSITGDLPQRTLVWRVVQDEVKRDLLFAGTEFGVYVTTDGGKRWLQLKGGLPTIPVRDLAIQRREHDLVAGTFGRGIYILDDYRALRELNDDMRKAEATLFAPRTAHWYNPRSPLGGGRAGSMGDAFFTAPNPPFGAELTYHLKDATKSLKDQRKEREQERTKAKQPLSVPAWDSLETELRALDPKVWLVVTDAKGEVVRRVEATNAKGFQRVVWDLRAAARNPVTPGNAEGSPAGSLVAPGLYGAQLFKQVDGALTAISARVDVRVEPLMKGTLPGASPEAVALYAREQDELFARAHRMEQRFRAAQERSTLLLAAYGRAPRTDEVLHRELIALRDTLQAIDITLNGSKARAQVGEERATPGMRDFLWNAAGGASALTYGPTATHRASRTHAENLLADLERRVNEAYGKADALEPRVQALGAPALKER
- a CDS encoding GH3 auxin-responsive promoter family protein, with product MSLKSAIAKPYARLVTNAVMRRAMDPVATQLGVLRQLVELGGATTFGRDHKLHQVHDHAGLVQAVPLRDYEGFRPYIDRIVAGDKDVLWPGLPLYLCKTSGTTSGAKYIPITHHSLPNHIGSARRALLAYIAHSGRADFVDGKMIFLQGSPVLDRKGAIPMGRLSGIVANHVPKYLLKNRMPSFATNSIPDWETKVEAIVGETMQEDMRLISGIPAWVQMYFERLLSRTGKATVKKVFPHFSLFVYGGVNYAPYRSRMEALIGGSVPSVELFPASEGFIAYQDLDNDDGLLLVLDNGIYFGFVPMQGNDRRPRSIAEVALNTQYALVLYTNAGLWGYEIGDTVKFVSLTPPRIKVTGRTKHFTSAFGEHVIAEEVEGALKDAIAAVPCEVAEFTVAPQLSPAEGLPFHEWHIEFAAQPADMARFATIMDEALQKRNPYYKDLITGKVLRPLVVRSRPRGSFATWMKARGMNDAQSKVPRLANDRRYVEGLG
- a CDS encoding peptidoglycan DD-metalloendopeptidase family protein, whose translation is MAEPTAPRPRKQVLRKLKSKYRLLLINDRTFEERFSIRLSRLNVLLLAIAAFTLHGLMVAAIIVLTPLKRYIPGYSDQETKINAYRSTLLADSLDHRLEEQALYIANLQRVLRGEVAADTSFRLRAVKQVPNAEDLRPGLKDSLLRLKVKEEEAYALSEATGPAGERRALAGVFFFPPLRGIVTSTFDRAQGHFGIDVVTKADEAVKACLDGTVTLASWTSDGGHVLHLQHRGDLVSVYKHNSVLLKKVGDKVKAGEAVAIVGDSGELSTGPHLHFELWLDGEAIDPQAYMVFK
- a CDS encoding glycosyltransferase family 39 protein → MDPGRKALMLVTAGACALLLLPGLVREGMFMDGMLYTVVAHNEARGIGTFWQPRFSQLGLANMDTFHEHPPLGFGMQALWFRTFGSAFWVERAYALTTALLMVALLLGIWRELTRGDARIRGLGAWPVLLWGIVPQVFWCTHNNMLENTMGLFTTGALWCALRGLRTGSMALAVGAGSLVFLATFTKGVPGLFPLGAPFLWWLFTRQGGVRRMVLFTVVPVVTVVLVYLALWQWPDARANLEPYVEARLMHRIAAKPTVEHRWQILLDLFNSQLGPIMLAGVLVLAAARGASGPATGRPALALMAIGLSGVAPMMLTLVQKSFYSVPAFPPIALGLALWSAPALERLLERIALRRGLARGLSVAGGAALLTALATSVLLWGRPGRDADMLHDVARIGATVPQGTLVGCAPELWEQWNLQGYLLRYHDISLDPHGRPHSWFLAPVGNDLPGECHPEGTALRTLRLARCTHGSGAMK
- a CDS encoding tetratricopeptide repeat protein, with amino-acid sequence MKRIPVHLAALVVLLALLAGGCSKEKDRFLNRAYHRLTSRDNGWFNANEKLKETVDGIERAYIDDFDKMLPLFVYGTEDQAKGAGGDLEKCIEKCSLVIERHSMDIKGKQRNSWIDDAYFVIGRSYFYKRAWFDAQRTFDYIGRRFKDQDRQYEAKVWLARTLMETEQYARAQSTLDEVKEVKELPKRFPHDELAAVQADLDLRRGKVDDAIMNLERAVDITKDRQRRVRWTFILAQLYQVKGMDDRSIAAYKQVTRMNPPYELAFHAQVFQALAFDRGDSKALRKMLNRMLRDDKHVDHFDMIHYALADIDLKENKDSSAIAHLKRSAYVSTNDTRQKAKTWLRLADLYFDDRAYPDAQLYYDSTSTLLAEEHPRFEEVATRAEVLGELVEQLNIIAREDSLQQLAGMDPEEREKAIKRLIREREKAEAEKEVAEREAREAEAAGTAAPARPATPAGGGSGAWYFYNPQQLGRGLSEFKKKWGNRPLEDDWRRRDKSGSAIAQEEPEEAGEPTAEGTEGEGKEGEPEWKDPGFYLKDLPTSDTALAASNAKICEAMYRSGMIYKEKLKDTDNAIESFETLINRFEECRFTPESHYQMYRIYLAREKSGSFIDFGGSTSQAYANIILERWPDSEFARLVRDPSLLEGGEARRKVEAAEYDQLYREFRQRNYLLVISTCNQVITNEPRNHLLGKYHLLKAMAIGGTRELSAFRTALQEVKDKFPATEEAKAAEDLLAVLDRQATSEGAPAEQGKAPTNASSFRMDQGPHYIALIHPNSAGDINTVKTKISDFNRRYFPGRNILIENTILDAEQQVVVLRLFDDKAAAMAYYHQFLGDVGMLGGINDQGHPIFAISPDNYAQLYKNKDVDAYAAFFTQNYLPKQ
- a CDS encoding polymer-forming cytoskeletal protein, with protein sequence MNKAAEPVNTGKINSIMEGTSIEGEIRSDSNLRIDGRVKGTINVRGRLIVGQTGVIEGEVSCQSSDIEGTLVGKVNCQDLLSLKATAKLQGDINTKKLAIEPGAVFTGNCSMAGGVVKEMDPVRLRTETARQEGAPAQAVR
- a CDS encoding AtpZ/AtpI family protein, with translation MGTAPRGRRSDEARKGVNAYLRYSALGLQMAGIILAAIWAGRWLDGRIALRFPAFTLAFALLGITGAMIFLFKETRR